CTGGGTCTCGTTGCGTGCCCCCCCGGCGTTGAGACTCACCCCCGGCAGCAGGGCGAGCACCGTCGAGATGTCATCGCGGTTGAGCTGCTGGATCGCCTCCGCCGTCACTACGGTGTTAGCTGTCTCCAGGGGATCCAGCTTGTCGGTCACGGGCACGGTGACCTCACCCATGCCGAACTTGCCGCTCTTGGCCTTCTCCTTCTTCTTGGCCGCCTCCTGCTGGGGTGCGGGCGTGGAGGCGTCCTCCGATCGGAGTGCGGGCGAGGCGCACAGGAGCAGGGTCAGGGCGGATACTGCGATGGGCAGTCTGGGCATTTCTCTCTCCATAGGTATCCCTGCCCACCGGGGGAGGGAGTTGAATCGTCAATCAATCCGTGCGACAGCCAGGGGTGCGGCGCAGACCCGCCTCAGACTCCCGCCTCCAGGAGGTAGTAGTTGGCCCCCTCGGAACAGGGACGGCAGAGGGTCTCATCCCCCAGCACCACATCCCGCATATCCAGGACGGACTCACCGCAGCGTGCGCAGATGGCCTTGCGGACGGGACTGCCGGGCAGATCCCCATCCGTGAGGGGCACCTTCACGGGACGGATCACAAAGAGTTCCTCATCGGACTGGGCCTGGATCGTCGCCTTGACCACCTCGGGCGCGGCTGGCGCTGCAGAGTCCTTCCGGTTCCGGGCGCAGATCCGCACAGCCCTGCCAGTCTCCAGGTTGATGAAGGTGGCAGCCATCTTGCCGAAGTCCTTGATCTTCATGGTCCGCTTCCCGGGACGGCAACCGGTCACCGAGGTGATGGCGTCGGTCGCACAGCGGTCGATCTCCACAAAGACCATGAGACGCTTGCGGTCCTCCCCCTTGGGGTCGCCGATCCCGATCTCCTGCAGGCCCCGGAGGGACATGCGCACACCGGTCACGATGCCCCCGCAGAGGTGGCCGTGGAAGGTCTCGGCCTCGGCCAGGAGGGTATCAAAGGGGATCGTCTGGATATCCATGCACATGACTCCGGAACCACGATGGGGACGTCTTCCACCCGAACGTTGTGACCAAAATTACACAACGGGAACCCGAGTGTTATATCACGCACTATATATCGATGCCAGGATTGTTTTCCCGGCGGGGCATTCTGTACCCCGGGGACGCCTACCGGTCGTCCAGGTTCAACACCGAGGCTCTGCCCCGGTTCACCAAGGCCAGGATCAGGAGCATCAGGATGGCGATAACCGAGAGGATGGCCGAGAAGAGGGCCGCCCGACGGAACTCGCCCTCCGCCACAGCGTTGTAGATGGCCAGGGAGAGGGTCTCCGTCCGCCCGATGATGTTGCCGCCGAGCATCAGGCTGATGCCCACCTCCCCGATGGATCGGCCGAAGGCCAGGAGAAGCCCGGCGGCCACGCCCCCCCTGATGTTGGGCAGCACCACCCGCATCAGGGTCTCCATGTGCCCCTTGCCCAGGGTGGCCGCCGCCTCCACCAGAGAGCCGTCGAGCTGCTGCCGGGCAGCCTGGACGCTCTTGACCATGAAGGGCAGACCCACAAGGAAGGCTGCAATCAGGAGCCCAGAGGCCGAAAAGATCACCTTCAGGCCCAACAGCCGCCACAGGACCCCGCCGATCACCCCGTTCCGCCCCAGCAGCATGAGCAGGAAGAAGCCCAGCGCCACAGGGGGAAAGATCATCGGCAGGGTCACCAGGATCTCCACCGATCGGCGGAGGGGGCTCCTCCTCCCGGCCACATACAGACCCAGGGGAATTCCGGTCAGCAACTGGAGCAACAGAGCCCCCAGCGTCACCTTCAGGGTCAGCCCGATGGCCGGGTGCAGCAGGTAATCGGAGATCAGCCCCCCCATCCTCACTTCACCCCGTATTTCCCGAAGATCTGGCGGGCCTTGGCGCCCTTCAGAAAGGCCTCGAAGCGGGCGGCCTCGGGGCTCTTCTCCGTGCCCTCCACCATGCCGGCCACAATCAGGACCGGTTTGTACTTGTCATCGGGGATGACCAGGTAGCCCCCCAGGCTGGCGTGGTTGGCCATGGCCTCCGTAAGGTTGACGAGCCCGGTGTCGGCCTCGCCAGCCAGCAGGTAGGAGATGACCTGGGGCACCGTGGCCACCTGGGTCACCTTGGCCTTCAGCCTCGCATCGTAGCCGTAGGCACGCAGGGCCTCGGAGCCTGCAATGCCGTAGATCGCCTTCTTGTCCTCGGGCATGAAGATCGACCTGACCTTGTCGGTGGCCATGTCCTCGGGCCGGCTCAGGCTCAGTCCCTTGCGGTAGGCCAGCACCAGGATGCCCTTCCCCAGGGGCTCGTAGCTGCGGAAGGCCAGGGTGCCCTTGAGCCCGTCCAGGAACTTCCGGTCCCCGATGATGCAGCTGA
The sequence above is drawn from the uncultured Holophaga sp. genome and encodes:
- a CDS encoding FmdE family protein: MDIQTIPFDTLLAEAETFHGHLCGGIVTGVRMSLRGLQEIGIGDPKGEDRKRLMVFVEIDRCATDAITSVTGCRPGKRTMKIKDFGKMAATFINLETGRAVRICARNRKDSAAPAAPEVVKATIQAQSDEELFVIRPVKVPLTDGDLPGSPVRKAICARCGESVLDMRDVVLGDETLCRPCSEGANYYLLEAGV
- the modA gene encoding molybdate ABC transporter substrate-binding protein; amino-acid sequence: MKLTSSRPWLARVLAGLAALLLAVTAASAKDLLVGAGAGYKKPVTEVVQAFQQESGIKVNAVFGNLQMVATQAKQTGEISCIIGDRKFLDGLKGTLAFRSYEPLGKGILVLAYRKGLSLSRPEDMATDKVRSIFMPEDKKAIYGIAGSEALRAYGYDARLKAKVTQVATVPQVISYLLAGEADTGLVNLTEAMANHASLGGYLVIPDDKYKPVLIVAGMVEGTEKSPEAARFEAFLKGAKARQIFGKYGVK
- a CDS encoding ABC transporter permease; this translates as MGGLISDYLLHPAIGLTLKVTLGALLLQLLTGIPLGLYVAGRRSPLRRSVEILVTLPMIFPPVALGFFLLMLLGRNGVIGGVLWRLLGLKVIFSASGLLIAAFLVGLPFMVKSVQAARQQLDGSLVEAAATLGKGHMETLMRVVLPNIRGGVAAGLLLAFGRSIGEVGISLMLGGNIIGRTETLSLAIYNAVAEGEFRRAALFSAILSVIAILMLLILALVNRGRASVLNLDDR